A genomic region of Alistipes megaguti contains the following coding sequences:
- the nqrF gene encoding NADH:ubiquinone reductase (Na(+)-transporting) subunit F, which produces MTTTIIIAIVAFLVITLVLVALLLYAKAKLTTSGAVTIDINNGEKVITTESGSTLLATLANNKVFLPSACGGGGSCGMCKCQVLEGGGELLPTETGFITRKMAKDHWRLGCQVKVKENLKIHVPEAVLGVKKWECTVVSNRNISTFLKEFVVKLPEGEHLKFRSGGYIQIDIPKYDAIKFSDMDIDERYRADWDRMKMWDLVATNPEPTFRAYSMANHPAEGNIIMLNIRIATPPFDRATGTFMKVNPGICSSYIFSRKPGDKVTISGPYGEFFLPDNLPDTQELIFVGGGAGMAPMRSHIMHLFKTEKTKRPVSFWYGARALKEAPYLHEFHEIEKEFPNFSFHLALDRPDPEADAAGIPYTPGYVANVLYENYLKNHQAPEDCIYLMCGPPMMISSVVKMLDSLGVPPENILYDNFGS; this is translated from the coding sequence ATGACAACAACGATAATCATAGCGATCGTGGCCTTTCTGGTCATCACGCTGGTGCTGGTGGCTCTGCTGCTGTACGCCAAGGCGAAGCTGACCACGTCGGGGGCCGTGACGATCGACATCAACAACGGTGAGAAGGTCATCACGACGGAGAGCGGATCGACGCTTCTGGCGACGTTGGCCAACAACAAGGTATTCCTTCCCTCGGCGTGCGGCGGCGGCGGATCGTGCGGCATGTGCAAGTGCCAGGTGCTGGAGGGCGGCGGCGAGCTGCTTCCGACGGAGACGGGCTTCATCACGCGCAAGATGGCCAAGGACCACTGGCGTCTGGGCTGCCAGGTGAAGGTGAAGGAGAATCTGAAGATCCACGTGCCGGAGGCCGTGCTGGGCGTGAAGAAGTGGGAGTGCACGGTGGTATCGAACCGCAACATCTCGACCTTCCTGAAGGAGTTCGTGGTGAAGCTCCCGGAGGGTGAGCACCTGAAGTTCCGCAGTGGCGGCTACATCCAGATCGACATTCCGAAGTACGATGCGATCAAGTTCTCGGACATGGACATCGACGAGCGTTACCGTGCCGACTGGGACCGCATGAAGATGTGGGATCTGGTGGCGACGAACCCCGAGCCGACGTTCCGCGCCTACTCGATGGCCAACCACCCGGCCGAGGGCAACATCATCATGCTGAACATCCGTATCGCTACGCCGCCGTTCGACCGTGCGACGGGTACGTTCATGAAGGTGAACCCGGGCATCTGCTCGTCGTACATCTTCTCGCGCAAGCCGGGTGACAAGGTGACGATCTCGGGCCCTTACGGCGAGTTCTTCCTGCCGGACAACCTGCCCGACACGCAGGAGCTGATCTTTGTGGGCGGCGGCGCCGGCATGGCCCCGATGCGCAGCCACATCATGCATCTGTTCAAGACCGAGAAGACGAAGCGTCCGGTATCGTTCTGGTACGGAGCGCGTGCGCTGAAGGAGGCTCCCTACCTGCACGAGTTCCACGAGATCGAGAAGGAGTTCCCGAATTTCTCGTTCCATCTGGCGCTGGACCGTCCGGATCCGGAGGCCGATGCCGCCGGTATCCCCTATACGCCGGGCTACGTGGCCAACGTCCTCTACGAGAACTACCTGAAGAACCATCAGGCCCCGGAGGACTGCATCTACCTCATGTGCGGACCTCCGATGATGATCTCGTCGGTGGTGAAGATGCTCGACTCGCTGGGCGTGCCGCCTGAGAATATCCTCTACGACAACTTCGGCAGCTGA
- the nqrC gene encoding NADH:ubiquinone reductase (Na(+)-transporting) subunit C — protein MATKKFKCNVCGYIHEGDAAPDKCPVCGAPASEFTELKEPKKGLDTNSNTYIILYSTVMVVIVAVLLAVAALALKPRQDANDLNEKKRNILASLSAEGESYDQFIDAYVVDAEGQRTDGDVFALLNDLPTAFAEGKFPVFEARDGRMVIPVTGNGLWGPIWGYVALEKDMNTVAGIIMAHKGETPGLGAEIATPKYQANFVGKTIFEGDKFVSVTLRKGGAKDPAHEVDAVSGGTKTSDGVTAMLYNSLSHYLPLLESKRQAAAPATETGAAEVSNEEKAESNE, from the coding sequence ATGGCAACGAAAAAATTCAAATGCAACGTTTGCGGCTATATCCACGAGGGAGATGCCGCGCCCGACAAGTGTCCCGTTTGCGGGGCTCCGGCTTCGGAATTCACCGAACTGAAGGAGCCGAAGAAGGGTCTCGATACGAACAGCAACACCTATATCATCCTCTACTCGACGGTGATGGTGGTGATCGTCGCGGTGTTGCTGGCCGTGGCGGCTCTGGCGCTCAAACCGCGTCAGGATGCCAACGACCTGAACGAGAAGAAACGCAACATCCTGGCGTCGCTGTCGGCCGAGGGCGAGTCCTACGACCAGTTCATCGACGCCTACGTGGTCGATGCCGAGGGACAGCGTACGGACGGAGACGTCTTCGCGCTGCTGAACGACCTTCCGACGGCCTTTGCCGAGGGCAAGTTCCCGGTCTTCGAGGCCAGGGACGGCCGGATGGTGATCCCGGTGACGGGCAACGGACTGTGGGGTCCGATCTGGGGCTACGTGGCGCTGGAGAAGGACATGAATACGGTAGCGGGCATCATCATGGCCCACAAGGGGGAGACCCCGGGACTGGGTGCCGAGATCGCCACGCCGAAATACCAGGCGAACTTCGTCGGCAAGACGATCTTCGAGGGTGACAAGTTCGTGTCGGTGACGCTCCGCAAGGGCGGGGCGAAGGATCCGGCCCACGAGGTGGATGCCGTCTCGGGCGGAACGAAGACCTCGGACGGTGTGACGGCGATGCTCTACAACAGCCTCAGTCACTATCTGCCGCTGCTGGAGTCGAAACGTCAGGCAGCCGCTCCGGCAACGGAGACGGGCGCTGCGGAGGTGTCAAACGAAGAAAAAGCTGAAAGCAATGAGTAA
- a CDS encoding Bor family protein: MKKLCMGGVFSLAIALSATSCYSTRILYGDVKPNEPLVQINQVWNHHIIEGLVPVGKNKLDASEYVNDAENFVVKTNQSFVNMLISGITFGIYTPTQTKFYIPLRDMQVPVQNGKIKSDQ; this comes from the coding sequence ATGAAGAAATTATGTATGGGGGGGGTATTTAGCCTTGCCATCGCGTTAAGCGCGACTTCCTGCTATTCCACGAGGATCCTGTATGGGGATGTAAAGCCCAATGAACCGTTGGTGCAGATAAATCAAGTGTGGAATCACCACATCATCGAAGGACTGGTTCCGGTTGGCAAAAACAAACTCGATGCTTCGGAATATGTGAACGATGCGGAGAATTTTGTGGTAAAGACCAACCAAAGCTTTGTGAACATGTTGATTTCGGGCATAACCTTCGGTATTTATACCCCGACGCAGACCAAATTTTATATCCCGTTGCGGGATATGCAGGTCCCGGTACAGAATGGAAAAATCAAGTCGGATCAATGA
- the nqrE gene encoding NADH:ubiquinone reductase (Na(+)-transporting) subunit E gives MESLNIFIRSIFIDNMVFAFFFGMCSYIAVSKSVKTALGLGAAVTFVMVMTVPLNYLLYEYILRPGALHAWIPSIPESVDLNFLSFIVFIATIAAFVQLVEMVVEKFSPTLYNQLGIFLPLIAVNCAIMGGSLFMQQKVDAGELQTLWQSITYGLGSGLGWWLAIVMMAAIREKTTYSHIPAALKGPGIAFIITGLMGIAFMIFSGIQF, from the coding sequence ATGGAATCATTGAATATCTTCATCCGGTCGATCTTCATCGACAACATGGTCTTCGCCTTCTTCTTCGGCATGTGCTCGTACATCGCCGTGTCGAAGAGCGTGAAGACGGCACTGGGACTGGGCGCCGCCGTCACGTTCGTGATGGTGATGACCGTACCGCTGAACTACCTCTTGTATGAATACATCCTGCGTCCGGGGGCGCTTCACGCGTGGATACCGTCCATTCCGGAGAGTGTGGATCTGAATTTCCTGTCGTTCATTGTCTTCATCGCCACGATTGCGGCCTTCGTGCAGCTTGTGGAGATGGTCGTCGAGAAGTTCTCGCCGACGCTCTACAACCAGCTGGGCATCTTCCTGCCGCTGATTGCGGTGAACTGCGCCATCATGGGCGGTTCGCTGTTCATGCAGCAGAAGGTCGACGCGGGCGAACTGCAGACCCTGTGGCAGTCGATCACCTACGGTCTGGGCTCGGGTCTGGGCTGGTGGCTTGCGATCGTGATGATGGCGGCCATTCGCGAGAAGACGACCTATTCGCACATACCGGCGGCGCTGAAGGGCCCGGGCATCGCCTTCATCATTACGGGTCTGATGGGTATCGCCTTCATGATCTTCTCGGGTATTCAGTTCTAA
- a CDS encoding NADH:ubiquinone reductase (Na(+)-transporting) subunit D, translated as MSNNMKYLTGPFSANNPVIVQILGICSALAVTVQLKPAIVMALSVTVVTGFSNLVMSLLRNGVPARIRIIVQLVVIAALVILVDQVLKAYVYEVSKQLSVYVGLIITNCIVMGRVEAFALGNKPWASFLDGIGNGLGYGMILVIVAIFRELLGSGTLLGFRIIPESWYMAEGGFYSNCGLMLFPPMALIIVGCIIWVHRSRNKDLQEK; from the coding sequence ATGAGTAACAACATGAAATACCTGACGGGCCCGTTCTCGGCGAACAACCCGGTCATCGTGCAGATTCTGGGAATCTGCTCGGCGCTGGCCGTTACGGTACAGCTCAAGCCGGCGATCGTGATGGCACTGAGCGTGACGGTCGTCACGGGCTTTTCGAACCTGGTGATGTCGCTGTTGCGCAACGGCGTACCGGCGCGCATCCGCATCATCGTGCAGCTGGTTGTGATCGCTGCGCTGGTGATCCTTGTGGACCAGGTGCTGAAGGCCTACGTCTATGAAGTTTCGAAACAGTTGTCGGTCTACGTGGGACTGATCATCACGAACTGTATCGTGATGGGCCGCGTGGAGGCCTTTGCGCTGGGCAACAAGCCGTGGGCGTCGTTCCTCGACGGCATCGGCAACGGACTGGGCTACGGCATGATTCTGGTGATCGTGGCCATCTTCCGCGAGTTGCTGGGTTCGGGGACGCTTCTTGGCTTCCGCATTATCCCCGAGAGCTGGTACATGGCCGAAGGAGGATTCTATTCGAACTGCGGTCTGATGTTGTTCCCGCCGATGGCGCTGATCATCGTGGGATGCATCATCTGGGTGCACCGTTCGCGCAACAAGGACTTACAGGAAAAATAG
- a CDS encoding TatD family hydrolase, whose amino-acid sequence MAPYVNIHTHRPTGNGIELRAEGIHPWRADRTTAEEFAARFDARPDGQADGQSDGRFDGRVQAIGEIGLDYACAVDRQLQLDVLRMQLALARRRGLPVVLHCVRAFEPLMHELAVCPPRAAVFHGFIGSPEQARQALGRGYMLSFGERTFASPKSLRALQEVPLTQLFLETDDDPVTIESIYERVAALRGIELEVLKRATLENYERIFAKQNG is encoded by the coding sequence ATGGCCCCGTATGTCAACATACACACCCATCGCCCGACGGGTAACGGAATCGAACTCCGGGCCGAAGGCATCCACCCCTGGAGGGCCGATCGCACAACTGCCGAGGAGTTTGCCGCGCGTTTCGACGCTCGTCCAGACGGTCAAGCCGACGGCCAGTCCGACGGACGTTTTGACGGCCGCGTGCAGGCCATCGGCGAGATCGGGCTCGATTACGCCTGCGCGGTCGACCGGCAGCTGCAGCTCGACGTGCTGCGAATGCAACTCGCGCTGGCACGGCGCCGGGGACTGCCCGTCGTGCTGCACTGCGTGAGGGCTTTCGAGCCGCTGATGCACGAACTGGCAGTCTGCCCGCCCCGCGCCGCAGTCTTCCACGGATTCATCGGATCCCCGGAGCAGGCCCGCCAGGCTCTCGGACGCGGCTACATGCTCTCATTCGGCGAGCGGACGTTCGCCTCACCGAAGAGTCTGCGCGCCCTGCAGGAGGTGCCGCTCACGCAGCTGTTCCTCGAGACGGACGATGATCCCGTGACGATCGAATCCATCTACGAACGGGTGGCCGCCCTGCGCGGTATCGAACTCGAAGTGCTGAAGCGGGCCACGCTGGAGAATTATGAACGCATATTCGCAAAACAGAATGGATAA
- a CDS encoding Na(+)-translocating NADH-quinone reductase subunit A, translating to MSKIITLRKGLDINLVGKAQETLATAPMASEYALSPLDFEGVTPKLLVKAGDRVKAGTALFFNKFNERILFTSPVSGTVSAINRGEKRKVLTVTVTPDSVQEYETFTIPSLGKATREEVVELLLRSGLWPMLIQRPYGIIANPADTPKAVFISAFDTAPLAPDYNFALKGEQQNLQTGLEVMHKLTDGKVHLSVLAGHEGEMPKLQGVELHTFRGKHPAGNVGVQIHHIDPINKDDLVWTVNIQDLAIIGRLFNEGKVDMTKTIAVAGSEIEHPQYVRVIGGAKVDSIVGGNVRPQKEGDSVRFISGNVLTGTKTALDGYLGFYAHQLTAIPEGNKYELLGWAMPRLKKFSVSRAYFSWLFPHKAYDLDTNMNGGERPFVVTGLYEQYLPMDIYPMYLLKACLAGDIDKMENLGIYEVTEEDFALCEFVDPSKTEIQQIIRDGINLMIKEA from the coding sequence ATGTCGAAAATCATTACACTACGCAAGGGTTTAGACATCAATCTGGTGGGTAAGGCTCAGGAGACGTTGGCCACGGCGCCGATGGCTTCGGAGTATGCCCTCTCACCGTTGGATTTCGAGGGTGTGACACCGAAACTGTTGGTCAAGGCAGGCGATCGGGTGAAGGCCGGAACGGCGTTGTTCTTCAACAAGTTCAACGAGCGGATCCTCTTCACGTCGCCGGTCAGCGGCACGGTGTCGGCCATCAACCGCGGCGAGAAGCGCAAGGTGCTTACGGTGACGGTGACGCCGGACTCCGTACAGGAGTACGAGACGTTCACGATTCCGTCGCTTGGGAAGGCCACGCGCGAGGAGGTTGTCGAACTGTTGCTTCGTTCGGGCCTGTGGCCGATGCTGATCCAGCGGCCGTACGGCATCATTGCCAATCCGGCCGATACGCCGAAGGCGGTCTTCATCTCGGCGTTCGATACGGCGCCGCTGGCTCCGGACTACAACTTTGCGCTGAAGGGTGAGCAGCAGAACCTTCAGACGGGTCTCGAGGTGATGCACAAGCTCACCGACGGCAAGGTCCACCTGTCGGTGCTGGCCGGCCACGAGGGTGAGATGCCCAAACTGCAGGGCGTCGAGCTCCACACCTTCCGGGGCAAACACCCGGCAGGCAACGTCGGCGTGCAGATCCACCACATCGACCCGATCAACAAGGACGATCTGGTCTGGACGGTCAACATCCAGGATCTGGCCATCATCGGCCGGCTGTTCAACGAGGGCAAGGTCGACATGACGAAGACCATCGCCGTGGCAGGCTCCGAGATCGAGCATCCGCAGTACGTGCGTGTGATCGGCGGGGCGAAGGTCGACTCGATCGTCGGCGGGAACGTCCGTCCGCAGAAAGAGGGCGACTCGGTGCGCTTCATCTCGGGCAACGTGCTCACGGGCACGAAGACGGCGCTGGACGGCTACCTGGGCTTCTACGCCCACCAGCTGACGGCCATCCCCGAGGGCAACAAGTACGAACTGCTGGGGTGGGCGATGCCGCGTCTGAAGAAGTTCTCCGTATCGCGGGCCTACTTCTCGTGGCTCTTCCCGCACAAGGCCTACGACCTGGACACGAACATGAACGGCGGCGAGCGTCCGTTCGTCGTCACGGGTCTCTACGAGCAGTATCTGCCGATGGACATCTATCCGATGTACCTGCTGAAGGCGTGCCTGGCGGGCGACATCGACAAGATGGAGAATCTGGGCATCTACGAGGTGACGGAGGAGGATTTCGCGCTGTGCGAATTCGTGGATCCGTCGAAGACCGAGATCCAGCAGATCATCCGCGACGGTATTAACTTAATGATCAAGGAGGCTTAA
- a CDS encoding NAD(P)-dependent oxidoreductase: MKPNIVFLDEYSLGGADLSAIRSLGNYTAYETTRPDEIVGRCMEADIVITNKVPFNAATLRALPRLRLICIAATGMNHIDLAAAAEQGIAVKNAVGYSTHSVTETTIGAAIALLRQAVYYDRYTKKHYAGADRQFHFGRTTHQLYGSHWGIVGLGNIGHSVARVAEALGCEVAYTSTSGVARQEAYPMMPLDALLAWADVVSIHCPLNDRTRGLIGARELARMKPSALLINVARGGIVDEAALAAALDAGQLAGAALDVFVHEPLEKGNPLLAVREPDRLLLSPHNAWSPVEAVEVLVECIARNIRENWKND, from the coding sequence ATGAAACCCAACATCGTCTTTCTGGATGAATACTCGCTGGGCGGAGCCGACCTTTCAGCCATCCGCTCGCTGGGCAACTACACGGCCTACGAAACGACCCGTCCCGACGAGATCGTCGGGCGCTGCATGGAGGCCGACATCGTCATCACCAACAAGGTGCCCTTCAATGCCGCCACGCTGCGCGCCCTGCCCCGGCTGCGGCTGATCTGCATCGCCGCCACGGGCATGAATCACATCGACCTCGCGGCGGCCGCCGAACAGGGCATCGCCGTGAAGAATGCCGTCGGATACTCGACCCACTCGGTGACCGAAACCACCATCGGCGCCGCCATCGCCCTCCTGCGGCAGGCGGTCTACTACGACCGCTACACGAAGAAGCACTACGCCGGGGCCGACCGCCAGTTCCACTTCGGCCGCACGACCCATCAGCTCTACGGCTCGCACTGGGGCATCGTCGGGCTCGGGAACATCGGACACAGCGTCGCACGCGTGGCCGAAGCCCTCGGCTGCGAGGTGGCCTACACCTCGACGTCGGGCGTCGCACGCCAGGAGGCCTACCCGATGATGCCGCTCGACGCGCTGCTGGCCTGGGCCGACGTTGTCTCGATCCACTGCCCGCTCAACGACCGCACGCGCGGGCTGATCGGTGCCCGCGAGCTCGCCCGCATGAAGCCGTCGGCCCTCTTGATCAACGTCGCACGCGGCGGAATTGTCGACGAGGCGGCACTGGCCGCTGCGCTCGATGCCGGTCAGCTGGCCGGAGCCGCACTGGACGTCTTCGTCCACGAACCGCTGGAAAAGGGAAATCCCCTGCTCGCGGTCCGCGAACCCGACCGGCTGCTGCTCTCGCCCCACAACGCCTGGTCGCCCGTCGAGGCCGTCGAGGTGCTGGTCGAGTGCATCGCCCGCAACATCCGCGAAAACTGGAAAAACGACTGA
- a CDS encoding prolyl-tRNA synthetase associated domain-containing protein, giving the protein METQQIILPPVDERRQRVFDWLDAHGIRYTWYEHPEAPTIEIARQYWHNDGSKHCKNLFFRNHKGDRHYLVVFDCEQSLAIHDLEHRLHQGKLSFASEQRMARWLGLQPGSVSPFGLINDPANHVHLFLDANLRRWPALSFHPNDNRATVVIPQEEFAKFLAAVGNAYEYIELY; this is encoded by the coding sequence ATGGAGACGCAGCAAATCATCCTGCCGCCGGTCGACGAACGCCGGCAGCGGGTCTTCGACTGGCTCGATGCCCACGGGATCCGCTACACGTGGTACGAACACCCCGAGGCCCCGACCATCGAGATAGCCCGCCAATACTGGCACAACGACGGCTCGAAGCATTGCAAGAACCTCTTCTTCCGCAACCACAAGGGCGACCGACACTACCTCGTCGTATTCGACTGCGAGCAGTCGCTGGCCATCCACGATCTGGAGCACCGCCTGCATCAGGGCAAACTGTCGTTCGCCTCGGAGCAGCGCATGGCCCGCTGGCTGGGGCTGCAGCCCGGTTCGGTCTCGCCCTTCGGCCTCATCAACGATCCGGCGAACCACGTCCACCTCTTCCTCGACGCCAATCTGCGCCGCTGGCCCGCCCTCTCGTTCCACCCGAACGACAACCGCGCCACGGTGGTCATCCCGCAGGAGGAGTTTGCCAAATTTCTCGCCGCTGTCGGAAATGCCTACGAATATATCGAACTTTACTGA
- the nqrB gene encoding NADH:ubiquinone reductase (Na(+)-transporting) subunit B has protein sequence MDKIKPTFSKGGKLGFLESTFDAFETFLFVPNTTTVKGAHIRDCNDMKRTMIVVVLALMPAFLFGCWWTGSQVGLEGFRAFFYGLVRVLPMVCVSYIVGLAIEFYFAQVRGHEVNEGFLVTGLLIPMVFPVSTPLWMVALSTAFAVIFGKEVFGGTGMNVFNPALLARAFAFFAYTPSMSGETVWYSNWTMMGAHVDGITGATALEQLGSTGTMTYSPLDAFLGMIPGSFGETSTLAILIGAVILLWTGIASWRTMVSVFVGGLAMGYLFQALGVTNYPAWWHLIVGGFAFGAVFMATDPVTSAQTNKGKYIVGFMTGALAVLIRVVNPAYPEGMMLSILFMNALAPLVDYFVVEANISRRKKRVKLAK, from the coding sequence ATGGATAAAATCAAGCCCACGTTCTCGAAAGGGGGAAAGTTGGGCTTCCTGGAGTCGACGTTCGATGCATTCGAGACGTTCCTCTTCGTGCCGAACACGACGACCGTGAAGGGCGCACACATCCGCGACTGCAACGACATGAAGCGTACGATGATCGTCGTTGTTCTGGCGCTGATGCCGGCGTTCCTGTTCGGTTGCTGGTGGACGGGCTCGCAGGTGGGTCTGGAGGGTTTCCGGGCCTTCTTCTACGGACTGGTCCGCGTGCTGCCGATGGTGTGCGTGTCGTACATCGTGGGTCTGGCCATCGAATTCTATTTTGCGCAGGTGCGCGGCCATGAGGTCAACGAGGGCTTCCTGGTCACGGGTCTTCTGATTCCGATGGTCTTCCCCGTCTCGACGCCGCTGTGGATGGTGGCGCTGTCGACGGCCTTTGCCGTGATTTTCGGCAAGGAGGTCTTCGGCGGTACGGGCATGAACGTCTTCAACCCGGCGCTGCTGGCCCGCGCCTTTGCTTTCTTCGCCTATACGCCCTCGATGTCGGGTGAGACGGTCTGGTATTCGAACTGGACGATGATGGGCGCCCACGTCGACGGCATCACCGGCGCCACGGCCCTCGAACAGCTGGGCTCGACCGGTACGATGACCTATTCGCCGCTGGATGCCTTCCTGGGCATGATCCCGGGTTCGTTCGGCGAGACCTCGACGCTGGCCATCCTGATCGGCGCCGTGATTCTGCTGTGGACGGGCATCGCCTCGTGGCGGACGATGGTTTCGGTCTTCGTCGGCGGACTGGCCATGGGCTATCTGTTCCAGGCGCTGGGCGTGACGAACTATCCGGCCTGGTGGCACCTGATCGTGGGCGGCTTCGCCTTCGGCGCGGTCTTCATGGCCACGGACCCCGTCACCTCGGCCCAGACCAACAAGGGCAAGTATATCGTCGGCTTCATGACGGGCGCCCTTGCCGTGCTGATCCGCGTGGTGAACCCGGCTTATCCGGAGGGTATGATGCTCTCGATCCTCTTCATGAATGCGCTGGCCCCGCTGGTCGACTACTTCGTGGTCGAGGCGAACATTTCGCGGCGCAAGAAACGTGTGAAACTCGCAAAATAG
- a CDS encoding sodium-translocating pyrophosphatase: MNIPTIFWVVPAASIVALLFAWAFYRLMKREDEGTERMREIAAHVRKGAMAYLRQQYKVVGIVFVILALFFAYLAYGAGVQNGWVPFAFLTGGFFSGLAGYFGMKTATYASARTAHAAQQSLDRGLKVAFRSGAVMGLVVVGLGLLDISFWYVILNAFVDVAGPQKLVVITTTMLTFGMGASTQALFARVGGGIYTKAADVGADLVGKVEAGIPEDDPRNPATIADNVGDNVGDVAGMGADLYESYCGSILATAALGAAAFATAGSEALQLKAVLAPMLIAAVGIVLSIVGIYLVRTKEGASMRDLLRSLGVGVNFSSLLIAAATFGILYLLGIQNWLGLSFSVITGLVAGIVIGQATEYYTSHSYKPTQKIAGSSQTGPATVIIAGVGSGMISTAVPVVTIGVAIILAYLCAIGFDVENMLAPQNLSLGLYGIGIAAVGMLSTLGITLATDAYGPIADNAGGNAEMSGLGPEVRKRTDALDALGNTTAATGKGFAIGSAALTALALLASYIEEIRIGLLHNGVTMLDLPGGATRFVQDASILDFMDYYHISLMNPTVLVGIFIGAMMSFLFCGLTMNAVGRAAESMVQEVRRQFREIRGILTGEGTPDYARCVAISTRGAQREMLFPSLLAIIVPVAVGLIFGVAGVMGLLIGGLSSGFVLAVFMANAGGAWDNAKKMVEEGHFGGKGSECHKATVVGDTVGDPFKDTSGPSLNILIKLMSMVSIVMAGLTVVWHLF, translated from the coding sequence ATGAACATTCCGACAATTTTCTGGGTTGTACCCGCGGCCTCGATCGTGGCTCTGCTCTTTGCGTGGGCCTTCTACCGGCTGATGAAGCGCGAGGACGAGGGTACGGAGCGCATGCGTGAGATTGCGGCCCACGTGCGCAAGGGGGCGATGGCCTACCTGCGCCAGCAGTACAAGGTCGTGGGCATTGTCTTTGTGATTCTGGCCCTCTTCTTCGCCTACCTGGCCTACGGGGCGGGTGTGCAGAACGGCTGGGTTCCGTTTGCCTTCCTGACCGGAGGCTTCTTCTCGGGACTGGCCGGCTACTTCGGCATGAAGACGGCGACCTATGCCTCGGCGCGTACGGCTCATGCGGCGCAGCAGTCGCTCGACCGGGGGCTGAAGGTGGCCTTCCGCAGCGGCGCCGTGATGGGACTGGTGGTCGTGGGCCTTGGCTTGCTCGATATCTCGTTCTGGTATGTCATCCTGAATGCGTTTGTCGACGTGGCCGGACCGCAGAAACTGGTGGTCATCACCACGACGATGCTGACCTTCGGCATGGGTGCCTCGACGCAGGCGCTCTTTGCGCGCGTCGGCGGCGGCATCTATACGAAGGCGGCCGACGTGGGCGCCGACCTGGTGGGCAAGGTCGAGGCGGGCATTCCGGAGGACGACCCGCGCAACCCGGCGACGATTGCCGACAACGTGGGCGACAACGTGGGTGACGTGGCAGGCATGGGTGCCGACCTTTACGAAAGCTACTGCGGTTCGATCCTTGCGACGGCAGCCCTCGGTGCGGCGGCCTTTGCCACGGCGGGCAGCGAGGCTCTGCAACTGAAGGCGGTGCTGGCTCCGATGCTGATTGCGGCGGTGGGCATCGTCCTTTCGATCGTGGGCATCTACCTGGTCCGCACGAAGGAGGGGGCCTCGATGCGCGACCTGCTGCGTTCGCTGGGCGTGGGGGTCAACTTCAGTTCGCTGCTCATCGCCGCGGCGACGTTCGGCATCCTCTACCTGCTGGGGATCCAGAACTGGCTGGGGCTGTCGTTCTCGGTCATCACGGGGCTGGTGGCGGGCATCGTCATCGGCCAGGCCACGGAGTACTATACGTCGCACTCGTATAAACCGACGCAGAAGATCGCCGGCAGTTCGCAGACCGGTCCGGCGACGGTCATCATCGCGGGTGTGGGGTCGGGTATGATCTCGACGGCCGTTCCGGTGGTGACGATCGGCGTGGCGATCATCCTGGCCTACCTGTGCGCCATCGGTTTTGACGTGGAGAACATGCTGGCGCCGCAGAACCTCTCGCTGGGGCTCTACGGCATCGGCATTGCAGCCGTGGGCATGCTCTCGACGCTGGGCATCACGCTGGCCACGGACGCCTACGGTCCGATTGCCGACAATGCGGGCGGCAACGCCGAGATGAGCGGTCTGGGCCCCGAGGTTCGCAAACGCACCGATGCGCTCGATGCGCTGGGCAATACGACGGCCGCCACGGGCAAGGGCTTTGCCATCGGTTCGGCGGCGCTGACGGCCCTGGCGCTGCTGGCCTCGTATATCGAGGAGATCCGCATCGGACTGCTGCATAACGGCGTGACGATGCTCGACCTGCCGGGTGGTGCGACGCGCTTCGTGCAGGACGCCTCGATCCTCGATTTCATGGATTACTACCATATTTCGCTGATGAACCCGACGGTGCTTGTCGGCATCTTCATCGGGGCGATGATGTCGTTCCTCTTCTGCGGCCTGACGATGAACGCCGTGGGGCGTGCCGCCGAGAGCATGGTGCAGGAGGTACGGCGTCAGTTCCGCGAGATCCGGGGGATTCTCACCGGCGAGGGAACGCCCGATTATGCGCGCTGCGTGGCTATCTCGACGCGCGGAGCACAGCGTGAGATGCTGTTCCCGAGCCTGCTGGCCATCATCGTTCCGGTGGCCGTCGGTCTGATCTTCGGCGTGGCGGGCGTCATGGGGCTGCTGATCGGCGGCCTGAGTTCGGGCTTTGTGCTGGCGGTCTTCATGGCCAATGCCGGCGGAGCGTGGGATAACGCCAAGAAGATGGTCGAGGAGGGACACTTCGGCGGTAAGGGCTCCGAATGCCACAAGGCGACGGTCGTGGGCGATACGGTGGGCGATCCCTTCAAGGATACCTCGGGCCCGTCGCTCAACATCCTCATCAAGCTGATGTCGATGGTCTCGATCGTCATGGCGGGCCTTACGGTGGTCTGGCACCTCTTCTGA